In Halobacteriovorax marinus SJ, the following proteins share a genomic window:
- a CDS encoding ExbD/TolR family protein — translation MKKRSREAAAPDITPMIDVVFLLLIFFMVSTVFKKDEMALLLNLPKTEKGESVQKEQKTIYIELSKTEIAYNGEKTTLENIEGSLKAIVKKTMPIDLRIDKDVKYDRVVQLIGKLKKYELTNVSLITDE, via the coding sequence ATGAAGAAAAGATCTAGAGAAGCAGCAGCTCCTGATATCACTCCAATGATTGATGTCGTTTTTCTCCTACTCATCTTCTTTATGGTTTCGACTGTATTTAAAAAAGATGAGATGGCACTGCTCTTAAATCTACCTAAAACAGAAAAGGGAGAGAGTGTTCAAAAAGAGCAGAAGACAATTTACATTGAGTTATCAAAAACAGAAATTGCTTACAATGGAGAGAAGACAACTCTTGAAAATATAGAGGGATCACTTAAGGCCATTGTTAAGAAGACTATGCCAATAGATCTTCGCATTGATAAAGATGTTAAATACGATCGTGTCGTTCAGTTAATTGGTAAGCTTAAGAAGTATGAACTCACTAATGTTTCACTCATCACAGATGAGTAG
- a CDS encoding glycosyltransferase family 4 protein, which yields MKIGFDAKRALHNFRGLGNYSRTLIKSLDEHYSDNELYLFSPETKKKELLTWYQGLGDNAHLISPQGFISSKVPSLWRSFKLTSEIENNHIDIYHGLSHELPIGIERVNALKVVTIHDLLYLKFPQFFSAIDRFTYHKKFTYSCEKSDLIIAICEQTKADIIEHYKVSPDKIHVVYQSCSPKFYYHKSIDDLIRIKEKYKIQKPFIFHIATMEENKNTLGILKAYELIHSEVEEDLILIGRGKKYKQKVIQYIQEKNLSNRVRILDEAIDEDLPAIFQLAKLFVFPSFYEGFGIPIIEALFSKTPVVTSKGGCFPEAGGPNSRYVDPYDIKDISKGMLDILRDEGLQKEMAQKGHEFVQKFHWKNTANDLMNLYTTHL from the coding sequence ATGAAAATTGGTTTTGATGCAAAGAGGGCCCTTCATAACTTTAGAGGTCTTGGAAATTATAGTAGAACATTAATAAAGAGTTTAGACGAGCATTATAGTGATAATGAACTCTATCTATTTTCCCCAGAAACTAAAAAGAAAGAGTTACTAACTTGGTACCAAGGCTTAGGTGACAATGCTCATTTAATCTCTCCTCAAGGTTTTATTTCTAGCAAGGTTCCAAGTCTATGGAGAAGCTTTAAGCTCACAAGTGAAATTGAAAATAATCACATCGATATTTATCATGGTCTAAGTCATGAACTTCCCATTGGTATCGAGAGAGTCAATGCTCTTAAAGTTGTTACTATTCATGATTTATTATACTTGAAGTTCCCTCAATTCTTTTCGGCCATAGATCGTTTCACGTATCACAAGAAATTTACATATAGCTGTGAGAAGAGTGATCTTATTATTGCTATCTGTGAACAAACTAAAGCTGATATTATAGAGCATTATAAAGTTTCACCTGATAAGATTCACGTCGTCTACCAAAGCTGTTCTCCTAAATTCTATTATCATAAATCTATTGATGATCTCATTAGAATTAAAGAGAAATATAAAATACAAAAACCATTTATCTTTCATATCGCAACGATGGAAGAGAATAAGAATACTTTAGGAATACTTAAGGCCTATGAGTTAATTCACTCTGAAGTTGAGGAGGATTTAATTCTTATAGGGAGAGGTAAGAAGTATAAGCAAAAAGTTATTCAGTATATTCAAGAGAAAAACCTCTCAAATAGAGTTCGCATTTTAGACGAGGCGATAGATGAAGATCTTCCCGCCATCTTTCAATTGGCCAAGCTCTTTGTTTTTCCATCATTCTATGAAGGTTTTGGAATTCCGATTATAGAAGCACTCTTTTCAAAAACGCCAGTGGTCACTTCAAAAGGTGGGTGCTTTCCGGAAGCTGGAGGGCCGAATTCAAGGTATGTAGACCCTTACGATATTAAAGATATTTCTAAAGGTATGCTGGATATACTAAGAGATGAGGGGCTTCAAAAAGAAATGGCCCAAAAGGGCCATGAATTTGTTCAGAAATTTCATTGGAAGAATACTGCCAATGACTTAATGAATCTCTATACTACTCATCTGTGA
- a CDS encoding lytic transglycosylase domain-containing protein produces the protein MKNLSILLVLLVSSSCSHIGPLLGKIKPQPRSSIASLTSNKSYDSVKINIEETPKVEKKSVVKKKVVQTTDPIDQEKSFLEKIFPATVSSVDKKGLNLRYKEKHYNFWKKYFSKREKERFQRHMSNGVKFESIVKEVLKEHKLPADLFYVGLIESGYNTHIRSHASAVGPWQFIKGTGKRYGLKIDRYLDERRNIYKASHAAANYFKDLYNIFGSWELALCAYNAGEYRIINAIRRGNTRDYRELVRKKLIPRETINYVPKVAAAKYLFENRKKYGLRAKRFHSDIYTNVEEVEATRSFSLSKVAKGLRVSLKDMKTLNPEVKKDWVAVTRRRPFKLLIPKGYSQKFASLNFSTKRPVARRSVSQSISRKVSSIYRVKRGDNLTGISKKFGLPIRKIKRANNIRGSKIMVGQRLSIPMTVSRYKVRRGDNLTVIARKFNTSIRKIVVANNLRGHRIYKGQSLIIPSES, from the coding sequence GTGAAGAATTTGAGCATTTTACTTGTATTACTTGTTTCATCTAGTTGTTCTCATATTGGACCATTGCTTGGAAAGATAAAGCCCCAGCCTAGATCAAGTATCGCCTCTCTCACTTCAAATAAGAGCTACGATAGCGTTAAAATTAATATTGAAGAGACTCCTAAGGTAGAGAAGAAATCTGTAGTAAAAAAGAAGGTTGTTCAAACAACTGACCCGATTGATCAAGAAAAATCATTTTTAGAAAAAATATTTCCAGCAACAGTCTCATCTGTTGATAAGAAAGGTTTAAACCTTAGATACAAAGAAAAGCATTATAATTTTTGGAAGAAATACTTCTCAAAGAGAGAGAAGGAGAGATTCCAGCGCCATATGAGTAATGGTGTTAAGTTTGAATCTATTGTTAAAGAAGTTTTAAAGGAACATAAGCTCCCTGCGGATCTCTTTTATGTTGGTTTAATTGAGTCGGGATATAACACTCATATTAGATCTCACGCCTCGGCAGTTGGACCTTGGCAATTTATTAAGGGAACAGGAAAGAGATACGGATTAAAAATAGATAGATATTTAGATGAGAGAAGAAATATCTATAAAGCATCTCACGCAGCGGCGAATTACTTTAAAGATCTCTACAATATTTTTGGTAGTTGGGAACTTGCTCTTTGTGCATATAATGCAGGAGAGTATAGAATTATTAACGCCATTAGAAGAGGGAATACTAGGGACTATAGAGAGTTAGTTAGAAAGAAATTAATTCCAAGAGAAACAATAAACTATGTTCCAAAAGTTGCTGCTGCTAAGTACCTTTTTGAAAATAGAAAGAAGTATGGCCTAAGAGCAAAGAGATTTCATTCAGATATTTACACTAATGTTGAAGAGGTTGAGGCCACTAGATCTTTCTCTCTCTCAAAAGTTGCAAAGGGTTTAAGAGTTAGTCTTAAAGATATGAAAACCTTAAATCCTGAAGTAAAGAAAGATTGGGTAGCTGTAACAAGAAGAAGACCTTTTAAATTATTAATTCCAAAAGGATACTCTCAGAAGTTTGCTAGCTTGAACTTTAGCACCAAGAGACCAGTTGCAAGAAGATCTGTTTCTCAGTCTATTTCTAGAAAGGTTAGCTCTATTTATAGAGTTAAGAGAGGAGATAATCTAACAGGGATTTCTAAGAAATTTGGCTTACCAATTAGAAAAATTAAAAGAGCAAATAATATTCGTGGAAGTAAAATCATGGTTGGTCAAAGGTTATCTATACCAATGACTGTCAGTAGATACAAAGTAAGAAGAGGGGATAACTTAACTGTTATTGCTAGAAAGTTTAATACTTCAATTAGAAAGATTGTTGTTGCCAATAATTTAAGAGGACATAGAATCTATAAAGGTCAGAGTTTAATCATACCTAGTGAAAGCTAG
- a CDS encoding enolase C-terminal domain-like protein produces MSNWKIREIELPLRFSWAISRSSCDVKKNLIVEYNSNSVLGLGEVAFNSRYGESLELIKEQFAKFISLCPRSLTTLADLEPVFKKADVCSSLRFGIESAFIHNMAHVADMSVAQIIGANTLSKVKTSFSVPIMDPAKVESFIADNRLERFSALKLKVGAESDIEFLKQVEKFYKGPLRIDANEGWKDPDQVMKLFEGPLRNFNIEFLEQPFSSDSHAEYLALKPISPVEIIADESITNGDVNRDLANQFHGINIKLMKSGSYFKALNQLRSARELGLKTMVGCMVETSLGINSAINIAYGVDYLDLDGFLLLEKDPFNYLYEDGGQVFLAHLH; encoded by the coding sequence ATGAGTAATTGGAAAATTAGAGAAATAGAGTTACCACTGCGATTTTCTTGGGCGATCTCAAGGAGTTCTTGTGACGTTAAGAAGAATTTAATTGTTGAGTACAATAGCAATAGTGTTCTTGGGCTAGGAGAGGTCGCATTTAATTCAAGGTATGGAGAGTCTCTAGAGCTGATAAAAGAACAATTTGCTAAGTTTATCTCTCTTTGTCCAAGATCATTAACGACTTTAGCCGATCTAGAACCGGTATTTAAGAAAGCTGATGTATGTAGCTCTCTTAGATTCGGAATAGAGTCTGCCTTTATACACAATATGGCCCACGTGGCCGATATGTCTGTGGCCCAAATCATTGGGGCAAATACACTCTCAAAAGTAAAAACATCGTTCTCTGTGCCAATTATGGATCCAGCAAAAGTTGAGTCCTTTATTGCTGACAATAGGCTAGAGCGCTTTAGTGCTCTAAAGCTTAAAGTAGGCGCAGAGTCAGATATTGAATTTCTTAAACAAGTAGAGAAGTTTTACAAAGGACCTCTTCGCATTGATGCCAATGAAGGTTGGAAAGACCCCGACCAAGTTATGAAGCTCTTTGAAGGACCTCTTCGAAACTTCAATATTGAATTCTTAGAGCAACCATTCTCGAGTGACTCTCATGCAGAATACTTAGCATTAAAGCCAATTTCTCCTGTAGAGATTATAGCTGATGAATCCATTACAAACGGGGATGTGAATAGAGATTTGGCGAATCAATTTCATGGAATAAATATCAAATTGATGAAGTCCGGAAGTTATTTTAAAGCACTTAACCAACTACGTAGTGCAAGAGAGTTAGGGCTAAAGACAATGGTTGGATGTATGGTTGAGACTTCTCTAGGAATTAATTCGGCCATTAATATTGCCTATGGAGTAGATTACTTGGATTTAGACGGTTTTCTATTACTCGAGAAGGACCCATTTAACTACTTATATGAAGATGGAGGACAAGTTTTCTTGGCCCATCTACATTAA
- a CDS encoding J domain-containing protein yields the protein MNLKLEDLSQYIVLLIFILVIIKVLGAGFSTTLMELLTGKKKEEEFDLDTLVKRKANQLNFSNPPSTQEKQNLKTKLNQLEGDKKQVLIELLNSLEWGDIIKTEAPESTKLLTDFQSTRGLSKIVRHFFEKCFTSDSDELYKNWQKVYDNSILWTSLVNGSKTVPEKKALILFRVNNIEEVHKMKPEQITREMEASLLPEHIEQIKFNDSDFTTVKTAEIFENFTKKTNLFKSLLPISPKSKENTKEWAYEVLELNDTPADEEVVKKRYKELTSRIHPDKFSSLNLNEEMLLTLNANLALVNKAYTFLKK from the coding sequence ATGAATTTAAAGCTTGAAGATTTGTCACAATATATAGTTCTTTTAATTTTTATCCTAGTCATTATAAAAGTTCTAGGGGCAGGTTTCTCAACGACCTTAATGGAACTACTCACAGGAAAAAAGAAAGAGGAAGAATTCGATCTAGACACCTTAGTTAAGAGAAAGGCCAATCAACTAAACTTCTCTAATCCCCCATCAACACAAGAGAAGCAGAATTTAAAAACAAAATTAAATCAGCTAGAGGGAGATAAGAAACAGGTCTTAATTGAGCTTTTAAACTCTCTTGAATGGGGAGATATTATAAAAACTGAAGCTCCTGAAAGTACAAAGTTACTCACCGACTTTCAAAGTACAAGAGGACTTTCTAAAATAGTGAGACACTTCTTTGAAAAATGTTTTACCTCTGACTCTGATGAACTTTATAAGAATTGGCAGAAAGTTTATGACAACTCAATTCTTTGGACTTCACTAGTTAACGGGTCCAAGACAGTACCCGAGAAAAAAGCTCTCATACTATTTAGAGTCAATAATATTGAAGAAGTTCATAAGATGAAGCCTGAGCAGATTACTAGGGAAATGGAGGCTTCTCTACTTCCAGAACATATTGAGCAAATAAAGTTTAACGATTCAGACTTCACAACTGTAAAAACTGCGGAAATATTTGAAAATTTCACTAAAAAAACGAATCTTTTCAAAAGCTTATTGCCTATTTCTCCGAAGAGTAAGGAAAATACAAAGGAATGGGCTTACGAAGTACTGGAGTTAAATGATACGCCTGCAGATGAAGAAGTAGTAAAGAAAAGATATAAAGAGCTAACATCAAGAATTCATCCTGATAAGTTTAGTTCTCTTAATCTAAACGAAGAAATGCTTCTTACTCTAAATGCGAATCTTGCTCTCGTTAATAAGGCCTATACCTTTTTGAAAAAATAG
- a CDS encoding amidohydrolase family protein has translation MNKKREQLVNQLKVEIVKIISETNGISLSDTLELLIQSIKIKENSLVEKSLLEFNHLLTGFQIDEVDIDTLLTHPVGEALFGFFKSFPIPYNEEHIHLTGSLNAEFIYPRLKKLLEGENKAIYEKKIKDVYGEDSIPINSIDDVDNLIRLKEGEQFNKYLEILYLAKLVLVDRKSHEDASYHMAKELYTKFNVGQIRLKFTLSRSTTIETEKIPGIEDITEEDVVLGLYDGFKKFQQENNFFKFILSPSFRKENNFFDSENYETKQDHFNAQVNSLLEILDKHSFLRPYVSEVDTVGDERELYRKVHFKQMKSGLRRLQYNGFQIRSHHGETWKTLKKGVQSVDNAMNIWHIDTLEHGLSLGINPNFYYHSLMQRVLEKNQKEEKLKEGSQEYNEIQDMEWHDQNVKEKVLGGTPLSDDEIISFTKTKFHTAREVEHYQHDVLNRMINKQVSLVALPSSNLKLTGCFPDYKDHPFSWWEKKGVKLGVGTDNYITLSTNFIQEMLILLFSDPINLKITKLLMVSTKEKRRPFISHLLWEMRKEIVKGKVEP, from the coding sequence ATGAACAAGAAAAGAGAACAACTCGTAAATCAGCTAAAAGTTGAAATTGTAAAAATTATTAGTGAGACAAATGGGATCTCTCTCAGTGACACCCTAGAGCTTTTAATTCAATCAATTAAAATTAAAGAAAACTCGCTAGTTGAGAAGTCACTTTTGGAGTTCAATCATTTACTAACAGGTTTTCAAATTGATGAAGTCGATATAGACACGCTCCTCACTCACCCTGTGGGAGAAGCTCTGTTTGGTTTCTTTAAGTCATTTCCTATTCCCTACAATGAAGAACATATTCACTTAACAGGTTCACTGAATGCTGAATTTATCTACCCAAGATTAAAGAAACTACTTGAGGGAGAGAATAAGGCCATCTATGAAAAGAAGATTAAAGATGTATACGGCGAAGACTCAATCCCTATTAACTCCATTGATGATGTAGATAATTTAATTCGCTTAAAAGAAGGTGAACAATTTAATAAATATTTAGAGATTCTCTATCTTGCTAAACTTGTTCTTGTAGATAGAAAATCTCATGAAGATGCCTCATATCACATGGCAAAAGAGCTTTATACGAAATTCAACGTCGGTCAGATTAGGCTAAAGTTTACCCTCTCTAGATCGACGACAATTGAAACAGAAAAGATTCCTGGAATTGAAGATATAACAGAAGAAGATGTTGTCCTAGGGCTCTATGATGGATTTAAAAAGTTTCAACAAGAGAATAACTTCTTTAAGTTCATACTCTCTCCAAGTTTTAGGAAAGAGAATAACTTCTTTGACTCTGAAAATTATGAAACTAAGCAAGATCATTTTAATGCACAAGTGAACTCTCTACTGGAAATTCTCGATAAGCACTCCTTTTTACGTCCTTATGTATCAGAGGTAGATACAGTTGGAGACGAGAGGGAGCTCTATAGAAAAGTTCACTTTAAACAGATGAAGTCAGGCCTTAGAAGATTACAGTACAATGGTTTTCAAATTAGATCACACCACGGTGAAACCTGGAAGACTCTAAAGAAAGGTGTGCAGTCTGTAGATAATGCTATGAATATTTGGCATATCGATACTCTAGAGCACGGTCTCTCTCTTGGTATAAATCCAAACTTCTACTATCACTCACTTATGCAAAGAGTTTTAGAGAAAAATCAAAAAGAAGAGAAACTCAAAGAAGGAAGTCAGGAGTATAACGAAATTCAAGATATGGAGTGGCATGATCAAAATGTTAAAGAAAAAGTTCTTGGCGGTACTCCTTTATCAGATGATGAAATTATAAGCTTTACCAAAACGAAGTTCCATACTGCAAGAGAAGTTGAACACTACCAGCATGACGTACTCAATCGTATGATTAATAAACAAGTTTCACTAGTGGCACTTCCCTCCTCTAACTTAAAGCTTACCGGATGTTTCCCTGACTATAAGGACCATCCGTTCTCTTGGTGGGAAAAGAAAGGTGTAAAACTTGGTGTTGGAACTGATAACTACATCACTCTTTCTACAAACTTTATTCAAGAGATGCTAATACTTCTCTTTTCAGACCCTATTAATTTAAAAATTACAAAATTACTTATGGTCTCTACAAAGGAAAAGAGAAGACCGTTTATTAGTCACTTACTCTGGGAAATGAGAAAAGAAATTGTTAAAGGGAAAGTTGAGCCTTAA
- a CDS encoding glycosyltransferase family 9 protein produces MNKVLIIRFSSFGDIVQCMSILPKVKENIPGEVHWVTRSDMSSLLLLNKSVDKVWSFDKKKGFLGLLKLAWELRKENYTHVYDAHSNLRSRVLSSFLFPPHFIRRSKERIKRILLFTFRKNYFENPYRGIISYLTPLLKWGIEDARDFKPTEWDFSKLSIPTSFESDSIAIAPSAAWEMKRWPLDYWKRLISLNKELKFTVLGGPGDKFCEELREIDPQRVTNLAGKLSLIESCYIVSKTKLLISADTGLIHVADLLGRKGISLMGPTAFGFATGDHIKTLEVDLPCRPCTKDGRGKCSQDIWQKCMVDITPEMVSSEIKAQLSL; encoded by the coding sequence ATGAATAAAGTATTGATAATAAGATTTTCAAGCTTTGGAGATATTGTACAATGTATGAGTATCTTGCCCAAGGTTAAAGAGAATATTCCGGGAGAAGTTCACTGGGTGACTCGCAGTGATATGTCCTCGCTCTTATTATTAAATAAATCTGTAGATAAAGTTTGGAGTTTTGATAAGAAGAAGGGATTTCTTGGTCTATTAAAACTTGCTTGGGAGCTAAGAAAAGAGAATTATACTCACGTCTATGATGCTCACTCCAATTTACGCTCAAGAGTTCTAAGTTCATTTCTCTTTCCACCTCACTTTATAAGAAGAAGTAAGGAGAGGATTAAGAGAATTCTTTTATTTACGTTTAGAAAGAATTACTTTGAAAATCCATATCGCGGAATAATTAGCTATCTCACTCCATTGCTAAAGTGGGGAATTGAGGATGCGAGAGACTTTAAACCGACAGAGTGGGACTTTTCTAAGTTAAGTATTCCAACTTCATTTGAAAGTGACTCTATTGCTATTGCTCCTTCCGCTGCCTGGGAAATGAAGCGCTGGCCACTGGATTACTGGAAGAGATTAATTTCTTTAAATAAAGAGTTAAAGTTTACTGTACTTGGTGGCCCAGGGGATAAGTTTTGCGAGGAACTCAGAGAGATTGATCCACAAAGGGTAACGAACCTTGCTGGAAAATTGAGCTTAATTGAGAGCTGTTATATTGTTTCTAAAACTAAATTATTAATTTCTGCTGATACGGGGCTCATTCATGTGGCCGATCTACTAGGAAGAAAAGGGATTTCTCTCATGGGCCCAACTGCCTTTGGCTTTGCAACAGGAGATCACATTAAGACCTTGGAAGTAGATCTTCCATGCAGACCGTGTACAAAGGACGGACGCGGCAAGTGTTCTCAAGATATCTGGCAAAAGTGTATGGTTGATATAACACCAGAAATGGTTTCCAGTGAGATTAAGGCTCAACTTTCCCTTTAA
- a CDS encoding C1 family peptidase encodes MMRILLCLVLSINTYASVQNDVLTTLWHELGHPPKKIVKKENDQRNYPNTLAKKEEKKVMPIKEKELSPGQRKIEEIKARNRKLIQQRKVESHASDNIYDQYRKNLSDLKRQTTTTLASQKNMINKTRERWRAARDEFLKNLSHYKENTFSLESVGGNFQRAPLKLLSTSTPLSRGEDYYVVKNAFKVGIKDQGKRPTCSAFAGASAIEIMLRQNQSNVDVSEQYLYWSSKPYCQKSPCSKKGSWISYAYDNSINSKGFNIPSEGNCPYNSLSRPGNETQIPLSSSCQKGVVKVDSYQKISTSSKIIEALEKDRPIIIGVKLSPNFYTTSGIITYQDSLVGGKMDQHASGHALLLIGYMKLPKKLAHEGRVCYITANSWTQGWGAGGYGCLSEKWLTQYKVNNPFLALSKVRSL; translated from the coding sequence ATGATGCGTATTTTACTTTGCCTAGTCCTATCAATAAACACCTATGCTTCTGTCCAAAATGATGTACTAACCACACTTTGGCACGAATTAGGTCATCCACCAAAGAAGATAGTTAAAAAAGAGAATGATCAGCGCAACTATCCTAATACTCTGGCTAAGAAAGAAGAAAAGAAAGTCATGCCCATAAAGGAAAAAGAGCTCAGCCCCGGTCAAAGAAAAATAGAAGAAATAAAAGCGCGCAACAGAAAGTTAATTCAACAAAGAAAGGTAGAGTCTCACGCTTCAGATAATATATACGATCAATATAGAAAGAACTTAAGCGATCTAAAAAGACAAACAACGACTACACTTGCCTCTCAAAAAAATATGATCAACAAAACAAGAGAAAGGTGGAGAGCAGCAAGAGATGAGTTCTTAAAAAATCTCTCTCATTATAAAGAAAATACATTTTCACTTGAAAGTGTCGGTGGAAACTTCCAGCGAGCACCTCTTAAACTTCTTTCAACTTCGACTCCCCTCTCCAGAGGAGAAGATTACTACGTCGTTAAAAATGCTTTTAAAGTTGGAATTAAAGACCAAGGAAAGAGACCTACCTGTAGTGCATTTGCAGGAGCCAGTGCGATAGAGATTATGCTAAGGCAAAATCAATCGAATGTGGATGTCTCTGAACAATATCTATATTGGTCCTCAAAGCCCTATTGTCAAAAGTCTCCATGCTCTAAAAAAGGAAGCTGGATTAGCTACGCCTATGACAATTCAATCAACTCTAAAGGATTCAACATTCCTAGCGAAGGAAACTGTCCTTATAATAGTTTATCTAGGCCAGGAAATGAGACTCAGATCCCTCTCAGTTCAAGTTGTCAAAAAGGAGTCGTAAAAGTAGATAGCTATCAGAAAATTTCTACATCTTCTAAAATCATCGAAGCTCTCGAAAAGGATCGTCCCATCATCATTGGGGTAAAACTCTCTCCTAATTTCTACACCACTTCAGGAATCATTACCTACCAAGATTCACTAGTTGGTGGTAAAATGGATCAACATGCAAGTGGTCACGCACTCTTACTTATCGGCTATATGAAGCTGCCTAAAAAGCTCGCCCATGAAGGAAGAGTTTGTTACATCACTGCAAATAGCTGGACTCAGGGATGGGGAGCTGGAGGCTACGGTTGCCTTAGCGAGAAATGGTTGACTCAATATAAAGTGAATAATCCATTTCTAGCACTTTCAAAAGTTAGGAGTTTATAA